A region of Pan troglodytes isolate AG18354 chromosome 23, NHGRI_mPanTro3-v2.0_pri, whole genome shotgun sequence DNA encodes the following proteins:
- the CCDC116 gene encoding coiled-coil domain-containing protein 116 isoform X3, with protein sequence MQPACKPGRVPHPPSTCGSSALQGQRRNKRHPQPFGHFLDFLTESQVLDSLETVVEKATERMAAMKTEAGVPLVEVQDPVEVPSGGRRAHARPSLSTVHRHRVRPTLCTGHPNNYPSSSSSMSNCHSSLMAGCLGSHSRDSDLGAQGSLPPVRDKLLLEKNLKRLLQLERKGKGLSQSCSQRDSLLWDSLGSQTSFQWTQEQPLSWFSGLLGSSSGVPEASEPRPGEQEPIFRKREFNKEIKSLLSQLESLDLPGYCPLREPHRTLNFLADHRLFPALQSVVSQAVDKLRGAHCRDGRPLFPTSLEPTSDLPPLGSEPAKPTNGGQPHASPRPTVSSPRMLQRKRKDGGGSPSMSSAQVATRFKLKSPRSSSRFTKKKPLPSISSKSSMSHFSNRLYEELADFLTQQAAFLVIRKYEFEKDLNKQLGFFSFPITHVLRDLSLGLKKVKGSRIHLSSETHRSCLLRKLEEAKRARQASRLITSHRSTETPSVQQEPATHTAQDQATEPCRSLYTNLPASRQLSPLEPKLYMSACTGMGSSPPKSKDMDNEGRDKAEIEDEDEDEFKDEDQDEDKDEDGVQSLPEPGEEASVSHSVDVGHGDPP encoded by the exons ATGCAGCCAGCCTGCAAGCCGGGCCGTGTGCCACACCCACCATCCACATGTGGCAGCTCAGCACTCCAGGGCCAACGCCGAAACAAGAGGCACCCTCAGCCCTTTGGCCACTTTCTGGATTTCCTAACTGAGAGCCAGGTCCTGGACAGCCTGGAGACAGTGGTGGAGAAGGCGACTGAGCGCATGGCTGCCATGAAGACGGAGGCTGGGGTGCCGCTTGTGGAGGTGCAGGACCCAGTGGAGGTGCCAAGTGGTGGACGGCGGGCACATGCCCGGCCCAGCCTCAGCACCGTACACCGGCACCGTGTACGGCCGAccctctgcactggacaccccaACAACTACCCATCCAGCTCTAGCTCCATGTCCAACTGCCATAGCAGCCTCATGGCCGGCTGTCTGGGCTCCCACAGCCGGGACAGTGACCTAGGTGCCCAAGGCTCATTGCCacctgtgagggacaaactcctGCTGGAGAAGAACCTCAAGCGGCTGCTACAGCTGGAGAGGAAAGGG AAAGGCCTCAGTCAGTCCTGCTCCCAGAGGGACTCCCTGCTGTGGGATTCGCTGGGTAGCCAGACCAGCTTTCAGTGGACCCAGGAGCAGCCCTTGTCCTGGTTCTCAGGGCTGCTGGGCTCAAGCTCTGGCGTGCCTGAAGCATCAGAGCCGAGGCCTGGAGAACAGGAGCCAATCTTCCGCAAGCGAGAGTTCAATAAGGAGATCAAGTCATTACTGAGCCAGCTGGAGTCCCTCGACCTGCCTGGCTACTGTCCGCTCCGTGAGCCCCATCGCACGCTGAACTTCCTGGCTGACCACCGCCTCTTCCCCGCCCTGCAAAGCGTGGTCAGCCAGGCTGTGGATAAGCTCCGTGGCGCCCACTGCCGCGACGGCCGTCCTCTGTTCCCCACCAGCTTGGAGCCCACCTCAGATCTGCCGCCTCTGGGCTCTGAGCCAGCTAAACCCACCAATGGCGGGCAGCCCCATGCTTCCCCCCGCCCCACAGTCTCCAGCCCCAGGATGCTTCAGAGAAAACGCAAGGACGGAGGAGGCTCCCCCTCCATGTCTAGTGCCCAGGTGGCCACCAGATTCAAACTCAAG AGCCCCCGCAGCAGCAGCAGGTTCACGAAGAAGAAGCCGCTGCCCTCCATCTCGTCAAAGTCCAGCATGTCTCACTTCTCCAACCGCCTTTATGAGGAGCTCGCCGACTTCCTGACCCAGCAGGCAGCCTTCTTGGTCATCCGCAAGTACGAGTTCGAAAAGGACCTCAATAAGCAGCTGGGcttcttctccttccccatcACCCACGTGCTCAGGGACCTTTCCCTGGGCTTAAAGAAGGTAAAAGGCTCCCGCATCCACCTGTCCTCAGAGACCCACCGGAGCTGCCTGCTGCGTAAACTGGAGGAGGCCAAAAGGGCCCGGCAGGCCTCCCGGCTCATCACCTCCCACCGCAGCACAGAGACACCCTCTGTGCAGCAGGAACCAGCCACCCACACTGCCCAGGACCAGGCCACAGAGCCCTGCCGCTCCCTCTACACCAACTTGCCAGCCAGCCGGCAGCTCAGCCCTTTGGAGCCCAAGCTCTACATGTCTGCCTGCACCGGCATGGGTTCCAGTCCCCCCAAGTCCAAGGACATGGACAATGAGGGCCGTGATAAAGCCGAGAttgaagatgaagatgaggatgaGTTCAAGGATGAAGACCAGGATGAGGACAAGGATGAGGATGGTGTCCAGAGCCTCCCAGAGCCTGGAGAGGAGGCCTCGGTCAGCCACTCCGTGGACGTGGGCCACGGTGACCCACCATGA
- the CCDC116 gene encoding coiled-coil domain-containing protein 116 isoform X1 — protein MGAMEQRKGWMHEGGGLRGARDPQTPGPQMRGPIGDPQVVSPPHAERNAQLKREVGSRPGHLPGDHMARCRHHSGYLADDEASYSMCSAQVQLPKKPLVPEMQPACKPGRVPHPPSTCGSSALQGQRRNKRHPQPFGHFLDFLTESQVLDSLETVVEKATERMAAMKTEAGVPLVEVQDPVEVPSGGRRAHARPSLSTVHRHRVRPTLCTGHPNNYPSSSSSMSNCHSSLMAGCLGSHSRDSDLGAQGSLPPVRDKLLLEKNLKRLLQLERKGKGLSQSCSQRDSLLWDSLGSQTSFQWTQEQPLSWFSGLLGSSSGVPEASEPRPGEQEPIFRKREFNKEIKSLLSQLESLDLPGYCPLREPHRTLNFLADHRLFPALQSVVSQAVDKLRGAHCRDGRPLFPTSLEPTSDLPPLGSEPAKPTNGGQPHASPRPTVSSPRMLQRKRKDGGGSPSMSSAQVATRFKLKSPRSSSRFTKKKPLPSISSKSSMSHFSNRLYEELADFLTQQAAFLVIRKYEFEKDLNKQLGFFSFPITHVLRDLSLGLKKVKGSRIHLSSETHRSCLLRKLEEAKRARQASRLITSHRSTETPSVQQEPATHTAQDQATEPCRSLYTNLPASRQLSPLEPKLYMSACTGMGSSPPKSKDMDNEGRDKAEIEDEDEDEFKDEDQDEDKDEDGVQSLPEPGEEASVSHSVDVGHGDPP, from the exons ATGGGGGCCATGGAGCAGAGGAAGGGCTGGATGCATGAAGGAGGCGGGTTGCGGGGAGCGAGGGACCCGCAGACTCCAGGGCCACAGATGCGTGGACCTATTGGAGACCCTCAGGTTGTCTCCCCACCCCACGCAGAGAGGAATGCGCAGCTGAAGAGAGAGGTGGGCAGCAGGCCCGGTCACCTGCCAGGTGACCACATGGCCAGGTGCCGCCACCACTCGGGTTACCTGGCCGATGACGAGGCCAGTTACTCCATGTGCAGTGCACAG GTGCAGCTGCCCAAGAAGCCACTGGTCCCAGAAATGCAGCCAGCCTGCAAGCCGGGCCGTGTGCCACACCCACCATCCACATGTGGCAGCTCAGCACTCCAGGGCCAACGCCGAAACAAGAGGCACCCTCAGCCCTTTGGCCACTTTCTGGATTTCCTAACTGAGAGCCAGGTCCTGGACAGCCTGGAGACAGTGGTGGAGAAGGCGACTGAGCGCATGGCTGCCATGAAGACGGAGGCTGGGGTGCCGCTTGTGGAGGTGCAGGACCCAGTGGAGGTGCCAAGTGGTGGACGGCGGGCACATGCCCGGCCCAGCCTCAGCACCGTACACCGGCACCGTGTACGGCCGAccctctgcactggacaccccaACAACTACCCATCCAGCTCTAGCTCCATGTCCAACTGCCATAGCAGCCTCATGGCCGGCTGTCTGGGCTCCCACAGCCGGGACAGTGACCTAGGTGCCCAAGGCTCATTGCCacctgtgagggacaaactcctGCTGGAGAAGAACCTCAAGCGGCTGCTACAGCTGGAGAGGAAAGGG AAAGGCCTCAGTCAGTCCTGCTCCCAGAGGGACTCCCTGCTGTGGGATTCGCTGGGTAGCCAGACCAGCTTTCAGTGGACCCAGGAGCAGCCCTTGTCCTGGTTCTCAGGGCTGCTGGGCTCAAGCTCTGGCGTGCCTGAAGCATCAGAGCCGAGGCCTGGAGAACAGGAGCCAATCTTCCGCAAGCGAGAGTTCAATAAGGAGATCAAGTCATTACTGAGCCAGCTGGAGTCCCTCGACCTGCCTGGCTACTGTCCGCTCCGTGAGCCCCATCGCACGCTGAACTTCCTGGCTGACCACCGCCTCTTCCCCGCCCTGCAAAGCGTGGTCAGCCAGGCTGTGGATAAGCTCCGTGGCGCCCACTGCCGCGACGGCCGTCCTCTGTTCCCCACCAGCTTGGAGCCCACCTCAGATCTGCCGCCTCTGGGCTCTGAGCCAGCTAAACCCACCAATGGCGGGCAGCCCCATGCTTCCCCCCGCCCCACAGTCTCCAGCCCCAGGATGCTTCAGAGAAAACGCAAGGACGGAGGAGGCTCCCCCTCCATGTCTAGTGCCCAGGTGGCCACCAGATTCAAACTCAAG AGCCCCCGCAGCAGCAGCAGGTTCACGAAGAAGAAGCCGCTGCCCTCCATCTCGTCAAAGTCCAGCATGTCTCACTTCTCCAACCGCCTTTATGAGGAGCTCGCCGACTTCCTGACCCAGCAGGCAGCCTTCTTGGTCATCCGCAAGTACGAGTTCGAAAAGGACCTCAATAAGCAGCTGGGcttcttctccttccccatcACCCACGTGCTCAGGGACCTTTCCCTGGGCTTAAAGAAGGTAAAAGGCTCCCGCATCCACCTGTCCTCAGAGACCCACCGGAGCTGCCTGCTGCGTAAACTGGAGGAGGCCAAAAGGGCCCGGCAGGCCTCCCGGCTCATCACCTCCCACCGCAGCACAGAGACACCCTCTGTGCAGCAGGAACCAGCCACCCACACTGCCCAGGACCAGGCCACAGAGCCCTGCCGCTCCCTCTACACCAACTTGCCAGCCAGCCGGCAGCTCAGCCCTTTGGAGCCCAAGCTCTACATGTCTGCCTGCACCGGCATGGGTTCCAGTCCCCCCAAGTCCAAGGACATGGACAATGAGGGCCGTGATAAAGCCGAGAttgaagatgaagatgaggatgaGTTCAAGGATGAAGACCAGGATGAGGACAAGGATGAGGATGGTGTCCAGAGCCTCCCAGAGCCTGGAGAGGAGGCCTCGGTCAGCCACTCCGTGGACGTGGGCCACGGTGACCCACCATGA
- the CCDC116 gene encoding coiled-coil domain-containing protein 116 isoform X2 produces the protein MRMWYANKQVEAASRLPRAVQAAPVRAQTVLACAEQGGVSERNAQLKREVGSRPGHLPGDHMARCRHHSGYLADDEASYSMCSAQVQLPKKPLVPEMQPACKPGRVPHPPSTCGSSALQGQRRNKRHPQPFGHFLDFLTESQVLDSLETVVEKATERMAAMKTEAGVPLVEVQDPVEVPSGGRRAHARPSLSTVHRHRVRPTLCTGHPNNYPSSSSSMSNCHSSLMAGCLGSHSRDSDLGAQGSLPPVRDKLLLEKNLKRLLQLERKGKGLSQSCSQRDSLLWDSLGSQTSFQWTQEQPLSWFSGLLGSSSGVPEASEPRPGEQEPIFRKREFNKEIKSLLSQLESLDLPGYCPLREPHRTLNFLADHRLFPALQSVVSQAVDKLRGAHCRDGRPLFPTSLEPTSDLPPLGSEPAKPTNGGQPHASPRPTVSSPRMLQRKRKDGGGSPSMSSAQVATRFKLKSPRSSSRFTKKKPLPSISSKSSMSHFSNRLYEELADFLTQQAAFLVIRKYEFEKDLNKQLGFFSFPITHVLRDLSLGLKKVKGSRIHLSSETHRSCLLRKLEEAKRARQASRLITSHRSTETPSVQQEPATHTAQDQATEPCRSLYTNLPASRQLSPLEPKLYMSACTGMGSSPPKSKDMDNEGRDKAEIEDEDEDEFKDEDQDEDKDEDGVQSLPEPGEEASVSHSVDVGHGDPP, from the exons ATGAGGATGTGGTATGCAAATAAGCAAGTGGAGGCCGCCAGCCGACTTCCTCGCGCTGTGCAAGCTGCTCCAGTGAGGGCGCAGACTGTACTGGCCTGTGCGGAGCAAGGCGGTGTTTCTG AGAGGAATGCGCAGCTGAAGAGAGAGGTGGGCAGCAGGCCCGGTCACCTGCCAGGTGACCACATGGCCAGGTGCCGCCACCACTCGGGTTACCTGGCCGATGACGAGGCCAGTTACTCCATGTGCAGTGCACAG GTGCAGCTGCCCAAGAAGCCACTGGTCCCAGAAATGCAGCCAGCCTGCAAGCCGGGCCGTGTGCCACACCCACCATCCACATGTGGCAGCTCAGCACTCCAGGGCCAACGCCGAAACAAGAGGCACCCTCAGCCCTTTGGCCACTTTCTGGATTTCCTAACTGAGAGCCAGGTCCTGGACAGCCTGGAGACAGTGGTGGAGAAGGCGACTGAGCGCATGGCTGCCATGAAGACGGAGGCTGGGGTGCCGCTTGTGGAGGTGCAGGACCCAGTGGAGGTGCCAAGTGGTGGACGGCGGGCACATGCCCGGCCCAGCCTCAGCACCGTACACCGGCACCGTGTACGGCCGAccctctgcactggacaccccaACAACTACCCATCCAGCTCTAGCTCCATGTCCAACTGCCATAGCAGCCTCATGGCCGGCTGTCTGGGCTCCCACAGCCGGGACAGTGACCTAGGTGCCCAAGGCTCATTGCCacctgtgagggacaaactcctGCTGGAGAAGAACCTCAAGCGGCTGCTACAGCTGGAGAGGAAAGGG AAAGGCCTCAGTCAGTCCTGCTCCCAGAGGGACTCCCTGCTGTGGGATTCGCTGGGTAGCCAGACCAGCTTTCAGTGGACCCAGGAGCAGCCCTTGTCCTGGTTCTCAGGGCTGCTGGGCTCAAGCTCTGGCGTGCCTGAAGCATCAGAGCCGAGGCCTGGAGAACAGGAGCCAATCTTCCGCAAGCGAGAGTTCAATAAGGAGATCAAGTCATTACTGAGCCAGCTGGAGTCCCTCGACCTGCCTGGCTACTGTCCGCTCCGTGAGCCCCATCGCACGCTGAACTTCCTGGCTGACCACCGCCTCTTCCCCGCCCTGCAAAGCGTGGTCAGCCAGGCTGTGGATAAGCTCCGTGGCGCCCACTGCCGCGACGGCCGTCCTCTGTTCCCCACCAGCTTGGAGCCCACCTCAGATCTGCCGCCTCTGGGCTCTGAGCCAGCTAAACCCACCAATGGCGGGCAGCCCCATGCTTCCCCCCGCCCCACAGTCTCCAGCCCCAGGATGCTTCAGAGAAAACGCAAGGACGGAGGAGGCTCCCCCTCCATGTCTAGTGCCCAGGTGGCCACCAGATTCAAACTCAAG AGCCCCCGCAGCAGCAGCAGGTTCACGAAGAAGAAGCCGCTGCCCTCCATCTCGTCAAAGTCCAGCATGTCTCACTTCTCCAACCGCCTTTATGAGGAGCTCGCCGACTTCCTGACCCAGCAGGCAGCCTTCTTGGTCATCCGCAAGTACGAGTTCGAAAAGGACCTCAATAAGCAGCTGGGcttcttctccttccccatcACCCACGTGCTCAGGGACCTTTCCCTGGGCTTAAAGAAGGTAAAAGGCTCCCGCATCCACCTGTCCTCAGAGACCCACCGGAGCTGCCTGCTGCGTAAACTGGAGGAGGCCAAAAGGGCCCGGCAGGCCTCCCGGCTCATCACCTCCCACCGCAGCACAGAGACACCCTCTGTGCAGCAGGAACCAGCCACCCACACTGCCCAGGACCAGGCCACAGAGCCCTGCCGCTCCCTCTACACCAACTTGCCAGCCAGCCGGCAGCTCAGCCCTTTGGAGCCCAAGCTCTACATGTCTGCCTGCACCGGCATGGGTTCCAGTCCCCCCAAGTCCAAGGACATGGACAATGAGGGCCGTGATAAAGCCGAGAttgaagatgaagatgaggatgaGTTCAAGGATGAAGACCAGGATGAGGACAAGGATGAGGATGGTGTCCAGAGCCTCCCAGAGCCTGGAGAGGAGGCCTCGGTCAGCCACTCCGTGGACGTGGGCCACGGTGACCCACCATGA
- the SDF2L1 gene encoding stromal cell-derived factor 2-like protein 1, which yields MWSAGRGGAARPVLLGLLLALLVPGGGAAKTGAELVTCGSVLKLLNTHHRVRLHSHDIKYGSGSGQQSVTGVEASDDANSYWRIRGGSEGGCPRGSPVRCGQAVRLTHVLTGKNLHTHHFPSPLSNNQEVSAFGEDGQGDDLDLWTVRCSGQHWEREAAVRFQHVGTSVFLSVTGEQYGSPIRGQHEVHGMPSANTHNTWKAMEGIFIKPSVEPSAGHDEL from the exons ATGTGGAGCGCGGGCCGCGGCGGGGCTGCCCGGCCGGTGCTGTTGGGGCTGCTGCTGGCGCTGTTAGTGCCGGGCGGTGGTGCCGCCAAGACCGGTGCGGAGCTCGTGACCTGCGGGTCGGTGCTGAAGCTGCTCAATACGCACCACCGCGTGCGGCTGCACTCGCACGACATCAAATACGGATCCG GCAGCGGCCAGCAATCGGTGACCGGCGTAGAGGCGTCGGACGACGCCAATAGCTACTGGCGGATCCGCGGCGGCTCGGAGGGCGGGTGCCCGCGCGGGTCCCCGGTGCGCTGCGGGCAGGCGGTGCGGCTCACGCATGTGCTTACGGGCAAGAACCTGCACACGCACCACTTCCCGTCGCCGCTGTCCAACAACCAG GAGGTGAGTGCCTTTGGGGAAGACGGCCAGGGCGACGACCTGGACCTATGGACAGTGCGCTGCTCTGGACAGCACTGGGAGCGTGAGGCTGCTGTGCGCTTCCAGCATGTGGGCACCTCTGTGTTCCTGTCAGTCACGGGTGAGCAGTATGGAAGCCCCATCCGTGGGCAGCATGAGGTCCACGGCATGCCCAGTGCCAACACGCACAATACGTGGAAGGCCATGGAAGGCATCTTCATCAAGCCTAGTGTGGAGCCCTCTGCAGGTCACGACGAACTCTGa